GGGGGCCAAGGCCACAAATCTGACCGATGACAACAGGGGCAATCACGGAATGATGTCGGAATTCCTCACGCTTATGAATATTCGATAGGTGGACTTCGACAGTCGGTATTTGAACTGCTGCCAAAGCATCGCGAATCGCATAACTATAATGCGTAAATGCTCCTGGATTTATCAAGATACCATCTTTCGTACCAAAAGCTTCATGAATTTTATCAATAATCTCGCCTTCATGATTCGATTGAAAACTTTCTAGCTCAACAGACAGTCCTTCAGCTAATTCTGATAAGCCTTGAACAATGGCTGAAAGTGAAGACGTTCCGTAGACGCCAGGTTCTCTTACACCCAGCATATTTAAATTAGGCCCGTTAATAAGCAGAAC
Above is a genomic segment from Paenibacillus sp. HWE-109 containing:
- the aroQ gene encoding type II 3-dehydroquinate dehydratase, with product MKKVLLINGPNLNMLGVREPGVYGTSSLSAIVQGLSELAEGLSVELESFQSNHEGEIIDKIHEAFGTKDGILINPGAFTHYSYAIRDALAAVQIPTVEVHLSNIHKREEFRHHSVIAPVVIGQICGLGPQGYELGLRALLSHM